A window of Dissulfurirhabdus thermomarina contains these coding sequences:
- the modA gene encoding molybdate ABC transporter substrate-binding protein gives MDRRTAICALLALGLSVSAAGRAAAAEFVVAAAASLSDAFRAEARAFEAAHPGDRVVLDLASSGTLYVQIEQGAPVDVYASASHRYMDRLERAGRLLPGTRADFAANRIVLVVPAGASRVATPRDLLRPEVRRVAVGDPAHVPAGRYAREALEGLGLWPRLQGRLVLGVSVRQVRDYVARGEVDAGVVFATDARVPGLRVVHVFADGLHAPIRYPAAVLKDAAHPAAGRAFVAFLRSGEGRAILERFGFGAVPGEPRP, from the coding sequence ATGGACCGCCGGACCGCCATCTGCGCCCTCCTCGCCCTGGGCCTCTCGGTGTCCGCCGCCGGGCGGGCCGCGGCGGCCGAGTTCGTGGTGGCCGCGGCGGCCAGCCTCTCCGATGCCTTCCGCGCCGAGGCCCGGGCCTTCGAGGCCGCCCACCCCGGGGACCGGGTGGTGCTGGATCTCGCCTCCTCCGGCACCCTGTACGTCCAGATCGAGCAGGGGGCCCCGGTTGACGTCTACGCCTCGGCCTCCCATCGCTACATGGACCGCCTGGAGCGGGCGGGCCGCCTCCTGCCCGGAACCCGGGCCGACTTCGCCGCCAACCGGATCGTGCTGGTGGTCCCCGCCGGCGCCTCCCGCGTCGCAACGCCGCGGGATCTCCTCCGGCCGGAGGTCCGGCGCGTGGCCGTGGGTGATCCCGCCCACGTCCCGGCCGGGCGCTACGCCCGGGAGGCCCTGGAGGGGCTCGGGCTCTGGCCCCGGCTCCAGGGCCGGCTGGTCCTCGGGGTCTCGGTCCGCCAGGTCCGGGACTACGTCGCCCGGGGCGAGGTGGACGCGGGCGTGGTCTTCGCCACCGACGCCCGGGTTCCGGGCCTCCGGGTGGTCCACGTCTTCGCGGACGGGCTCCACGCCCCCATCCGCTACCCCGCGGCGGTCCTGAAAGACGCGGCCCACCCCGCCGCCGGGCGCGCCTTCGTGGCCTTCCTCCGCTCCGGCGAGGGCCGGGCCATCCTCGAACGATTCGGCTTCGGCGCCGTCCCCGGGGAGCCCCGGCCGTGA
- a CDS encoding TorF family putative porin: MKRHDGARCKMVVRVLVLAVGALCGFTMAASALAAEEKPAAALSVDVLSQYIFRGFALSEDSVVIQPAISVDYMGFEAELWGNVDTNRDSAAAGNHLNSWTETEATLAYSHAFGPVEVTGGFIYYAFDDPAIDDAEEFFAKLALPDLPLAPTLTAYREVAHKPSWYIALEVSQDFALAHGMSLELGARAAYLISNDRDEFPEIDDHGVIHGKFNDFDDGRVSAALSIPVTEYVTVRPEVFWSFPLSSDAESLIRDAGLSVTTDSASYVYGGIGAVMRF; the protein is encoded by the coding sequence ATGAAGCGACATGACGGTGCAAGATGCAAGATGGTGGTACGGGTTTTGGTCCTGGCGGTTGGGGCCCTCTGCGGGTTCACGATGGCCGCCTCGGCCTTGGCGGCGGAAGAGAAGCCTGCCGCAGCGCTCTCCGTGGATGTCCTCAGCCAGTACATCTTCCGGGGCTTCGCGCTCTCGGAGGACAGCGTGGTGATCCAGCCCGCGATCTCCGTGGACTACATGGGGTTCGAGGCCGAGCTCTGGGGCAACGTGGATACCAACCGGGATTCGGCCGCGGCGGGAAACCACCTGAACAGCTGGACCGAGACGGAGGCCACCCTTGCCTATTCCCACGCCTTCGGCCCCGTGGAGGTGACCGGCGGTTTCATCTACTATGCCTTCGATGACCCCGCCATCGACGATGCCGAGGAGTTCTTCGCCAAGCTGGCCCTGCCCGATCTTCCCCTGGCCCCCACGCTGACCGCCTACCGCGAGGTGGCCCACAAGCCGAGCTGGTACATCGCCCTCGAAGTCTCCCAGGACTTCGCCTTGGCCCACGGGATGAGCCTCGAACTGGGGGCCCGGGCCGCCTACCTCATCTCCAACGATCGTGACGAGTTTCCCGAGATCGACGACCACGGCGTCATCCACGGCAAGTTCAACGACTTCGACGACGGCCGCGTCTCGGCCGCCCTCTCGATCCCGGTCACGGAATATGTCACCGTGCGGCCGGAGGTGTTCTGGTCCTTCCCGCTCTCGAGCGACGCCGAGTCCCTCATCCGGGATGCCGGCCTCAGCGTGACCACCGACAGCGCCTCCTACGTCTACGGAGGCATCGGGGCCGTGATGCGGTTCTAG
- a CDS encoding ammonium transporter: MLTAVPAAAGDPTGVAALKADPGKAVDFVWVLLCGFLVMFMQAGFACVESGFCRSKNVTNLLAKNLMDFVVGSLAYWAVGYGVMMGADRLGLFGTSGFFLAGDGYDVDTYLGFFWQMVFAATAATIVSGAVAERLKFQAYLGYAAAVCLVIYPVYGHWAWGGGWLTKLPFGVGFADFAGSGVVHAVGGVVGLAGAMVLGPRFGKYDKNGRPRAIPGHSLTLAALGTFILWFGWFGFNPGSTFSAHHLRIAVIAVNTTLAASAASLVAMLVVLARTGKFDVGMSLNGALAGLVAITAPCAWVNATSAVIIGAVAGALVVAGVLFLEDRGVDDPVGAVSVHGLNGLWGLVAVGLFADGTYGLYSTEAPFVRGLFFGGGADQLVAQLIGVLALVAWAFSTGWIAFKVLDALIGIRVSPREEIQGLDIIEHGTPAYPEFYTLRS, encoded by the coding sequence ATGCTCACGGCGGTGCCCGCGGCGGCCGGGGATCCCACGGGGGTGGCGGCGCTCAAGGCCGACCCCGGCAAGGCGGTGGACTTCGTGTGGGTCCTTCTGTGCGGTTTTCTCGTCATGTTCATGCAGGCGGGCTTCGCCTGCGTGGAGTCCGGCTTCTGCCGGAGCAAGAACGTGACGAATCTCCTGGCGAAGAACCTCATGGACTTCGTGGTGGGGTCCCTGGCCTACTGGGCCGTGGGCTACGGGGTCATGATGGGGGCGGATCGCCTCGGGCTCTTCGGGACCTCGGGCTTCTTCCTCGCCGGGGACGGCTACGACGTGGACACCTACCTCGGTTTCTTCTGGCAGATGGTCTTCGCGGCCACCGCCGCCACCATCGTCTCCGGGGCGGTGGCCGAAAGGCTCAAGTTCCAGGCCTACCTGGGCTACGCCGCCGCCGTCTGCCTCGTTATCTACCCGGTCTACGGCCACTGGGCCTGGGGCGGGGGCTGGCTCACGAAGCTGCCCTTCGGGGTCGGCTTCGCGGATTTCGCCGGCTCGGGCGTGGTGCATGCCGTTGGGGGCGTCGTGGGGCTCGCGGGCGCCATGGTGCTCGGGCCGAGGTTCGGCAAGTATGACAAAAATGGAAGGCCGAGGGCCATCCCGGGCCACAGCCTAACGCTCGCGGCCCTCGGGACCTTCATCCTCTGGTTCGGGTGGTTCGGCTTCAACCCGGGCAGCACCTTCAGCGCCCACCACCTGCGGATCGCTGTGATCGCAGTGAACACGACCCTGGCCGCCTCGGCCGCCTCGCTGGTGGCCATGCTCGTCGTGCTGGCCCGGACGGGCAAGTTCGACGTGGGGATGTCCCTGAACGGCGCCCTGGCCGGCCTCGTGGCCATCACCGCCCCGTGCGCCTGGGTGAACGCCACCAGCGCCGTGATCATCGGCGCCGTGGCCGGCGCCCTCGTGGTGGCCGGGGTCCTCTTCCTCGAGGACCGGGGCGTGGACGACCCGGTGGGCGCCGTGAGCGTGCACGGGCTGAACGGTCTCTGGGGGCTCGTCGCCGTGGGGCTCTTCGCCGACGGGACCTACGGCCTCTACAGCACCGAGGCCCCCTTCGTCCGCGGGCTCTTCTTCGGTGGCGGCGCGGACCAGCTCGTCGCGCAGCTCATCGGGGTCCTGGCCCTGGTGGCCTGGGCCTTCTCCACCGGCTGGATCGCCTTCAAGGTCCTCGACGCCCTGATCGGCATCCGCGTCAGCCCCAGGGAGGAGATCCAGGGCCTCGACATCATCGAACACGGGACGCCGGCCTACCCGGAGTTCTATACCCTGCGCTCGTAG
- a CDS encoding P-II family nitrogen regulator: protein MKEIKAIVRLEKLEAVKEALEGIGLPGLMVSRIEGHGRQSGLVEQFRGREFKVDLLPKARLEIVCADDAVERIVVTIAEAARTGEIGDGKIFVSDVVDAVRIRSMERGEAAV from the coding sequence ATGAAGGAGATCAAGGCGATCGTTCGCCTGGAGAAACTGGAGGCGGTCAAGGAGGCCCTCGAGGGGATCGGGCTTCCGGGCCTCATGGTGAGCCGCATTGAGGGCCACGGCCGGCAGAGCGGCCTGGTGGAACAGTTCCGGGGGCGGGAGTTCAAGGTGGACCTCCTCCCCAAGGCGCGGCTCGAGATCGTCTGCGCGGACGACGCGGTGGAACGGATCGTCGTCACCATCGCGGAGGCCGCCCGGACCGGGGAGATCGGGGACGGGAAGATCTTCGTCTCCGACGTGGTGGATGCCGTGCGCATCCGGAGCATGGAACGGGGCGAGGCGGCGGTCTAG
- a CDS encoding ammonium transporter: MIQAGDTAFILVAAALVLLMTPGLALFYGGMVRGKNVLGTIMQSFIMIAVVSLEWVYLGYSLSFGPDVGGLIGGLAKAGLSGVGAAPNPDYAATIPESVFMIYQCMFAVITPALITGAFAERMRFGPFLLFSLLWTVLVYDPVCHWIWGAGGWLKARGVLDFAGGLVVHLTSGTAALAAALVLGRRKGYGREQFLPHNLPMTLLGAGLLWFGWFGFNGGSALAADGVAATAFVATHLAGMAGMAMWVLVEWVHRGRPTTLGAASGAIAGLATVTPASGFVGPNAAVVIGLLAGGLCYVGVLAKGWFRYDDSLDVVGIHGLGGVLGTLCLGLFASKAVNPGGADGLLAGNAAFLGTQAFAVAVVAGYAFVLSFVLLKAIDLAWGLRLAPEAETEGLDLSEHNEAAYNA; this comes from the coding sequence ATGATCCAAGCCGGAGATACCGCATTCATCCTGGTGGCGGCGGCGCTGGTGTTGCTCATGACGCCGGGGCTCGCCCTCTTCTACGGTGGCATGGTCCGGGGCAAGAACGTGCTCGGGACCATCATGCAGAGCTTCATCATGATCGCGGTGGTGAGCCTGGAATGGGTGTACCTGGGCTACAGCCTCTCCTTCGGCCCGGACGTGGGCGGGCTCATCGGCGGGCTGGCCAAGGCGGGGCTCTCCGGGGTGGGCGCGGCGCCCAATCCGGACTACGCCGCCACCATCCCCGAGTCCGTCTTCATGATCTACCAGTGCATGTTCGCGGTCATCACCCCGGCCCTCATCACCGGGGCCTTCGCCGAGCGGATGCGGTTCGGCCCCTTCCTGCTCTTCTCCCTGCTCTGGACCGTCCTGGTCTACGATCCCGTCTGCCACTGGATCTGGGGGGCCGGCGGCTGGCTCAAGGCCCGGGGCGTCCTCGACTTCGCCGGGGGGCTGGTGGTGCACCTCACCTCCGGCACGGCGGCCCTGGCCGCGGCCCTGGTCCTCGGCCGGCGCAAGGGCTACGGCCGGGAGCAGTTCCTGCCCCACAACCTCCCCATGACGCTCCTCGGGGCCGGGCTCCTCTGGTTCGGCTGGTTCGGCTTCAACGGCGGCAGCGCCCTGGCCGCCGACGGGGTGGCCGCCACGGCCTTCGTGGCCACGCACCTGGCGGGCATGGCGGGCATGGCCATGTGGGTGCTGGTGGAGTGGGTCCACCGCGGCCGGCCCACCACCCTGGGCGCGGCCTCCGGGGCCATCGCGGGGCTGGCCACCGTGACGCCGGCCTCGGGTTTCGTGGGGCCGAACGCCGCCGTCGTCATCGGCCTCCTCGCCGGGGGACTCTGCTACGTGGGGGTCCTGGCCAAGGGCTGGTTCCGCTACGACGACAGCCTCGACGTGGTGGGGATCCACGGCCTCGGCGGCGTGCTGGGCACCCTGTGCCTCGGGCTCTTCGCCTCCAAGGCGGTGAACCCCGGCGGGGCCGACGGCCTGCTGGCCGGCAACGCGGCCTTCCTCGGGACCCAGGCCTTCGCCGTGGCCGTGGTGGCCGGCTATGCCTTCGTGCTCTCCTTCGTCCTGCTCAAGGCCATCGACCTCGCCTGGGGGCTCCGGCTCGCCCCGGAGGCCGAGACCGAGGGGCTGGACCTGAGCGAGCACAACGAGGCGGCCTACAATGCCTGA
- a CDS encoding P-II family nitrogen regulator: protein MKKIEAIIKPFKLDDVKEALNEIGIKGMTISEVKGYGRQKGHKEIYRGAEYVVDFIPKVKLEIIVEAAQAEKVVETIREAANTGKIGDGKIFVLPVEEVVRVRTGERGRDAI from the coding sequence ATGAAGAAGATCGAGGCCATCATCAAGCCCTTCAAGCTCGACGACGTGAAGGAGGCCCTCAACGAGATCGGCATCAAGGGCATGACCATCTCGGAGGTCAAGGGCTACGGCCGCCAGAAGGGGCACAAGGAGATCTACCGCGGCGCCGAGTACGTGGTGGACTTCATCCCGAAGGTGAAGCTCGAGATCATCGTGGAGGCGGCCCAGGCGGAGAAGGTGGTGGAGACCATCCGGGAGGCTGCCAACACCGGCAAGATCGGCGACGGTAAGATCTTCGTCCTGCCCGTGGAAGAGGTGGTCCGGGTCCGGACCGGCGAGCGCGGGCGGGACGCCATCTGA
- the glnD gene encoding [protein-PII] uridylyltransferase codes for MTTGQTAAGARHAGAPPAGPGAELAVRGEALADLWARGLSGRALLHAHADRMDAWLAERFREAWGEAPGMALVALGGYGRRELFPYADVDLLVLYDEAASGRVAGVAERILYPLWDLGLEVGHGVRTVADCLEQAGRDFFFQVALLEARRLAGDRGLFDGLRSAFAAAVLEDRRAEFARAMAAHRAERLRRFGGHAYLLEPHLKESPGGLRDVNAVFWTGKAVFGLADPGAFEEAGLFTAEQRARFEAAWDALVRLRNRLHLAAGRRNDRLYFERQQELAAALGYRGGDGMLGVERFMREVYGHLETVRVTADLFFEHVEEVLEPGAAGGAGRRLEPGLEVRGGRVRFADPEAPRRRPWLLMRAFAWSARTGAPLHHSARTLVRDHLDLVDDRLRRSRRMAAAFLAALTEAADPRRVLDPMLETGLLAAYIPEFAQVVALAQHDVYHVFTVDRHLLQTVAEVRRLRDEEPHLFADLASPHVLFLAALFHDIGKGGGGGHAERGAKAAETIGRRMGLAPKERACLAFLVRHHLFLTDTALRRDLDDEDLILRCARTIRDPDRLRMLYLLSIADGRATGPAAWTQWRAVLVQELFLKVAHLLERTDLASPDRIQAVEWMRRQVAERLRGSDAPAPGVFPEDYLLAFGPDEVAGHVRLAARVAEGRGPVVVPADQGTCWSVLVMARDRAGLLARICGVFALHNLRVLGARIFTWSDGTAVDVLEVAPALEGEALGDHDWERLRADMAAALSGRLGLTYRIRGKRPPVGERGCLRPEVRVEVDDTVSDFHTVVEVYAPARAGLLYDITRTLAEFGVDISRARVSTHVDQVVNVFYVRDRHGAKIDDPDLREEIRRALADAAAC; via the coding sequence ATGACCACGGGCCAGACGGCGGCCGGGGCGAGGCACGCGGGGGCGCCCCCGGCGGGCCCCGGTGCGGAGCTCGCCGTGCGCGGCGAGGCCCTGGCGGACCTCTGGGCCCGGGGCCTTTCCGGGCGGGCGCTGCTCCATGCCCACGCGGACCGGATGGACGCCTGGTTGGCCGAGCGCTTCCGCGAGGCGTGGGGCGAGGCCCCCGGCATGGCCCTCGTGGCCCTCGGGGGCTACGGGCGCCGCGAGCTCTTCCCCTACGCGGACGTGGACCTCCTGGTGCTCTACGACGAGGCGGCCTCGGGCCGGGTGGCCGGCGTGGCGGAGCGGATCCTGTACCCCCTCTGGGACCTGGGCCTCGAGGTGGGTCACGGCGTCCGGACCGTGGCGGACTGCCTCGAGCAGGCGGGGCGGGATTTCTTCTTCCAGGTGGCCCTGCTCGAGGCGCGCCGCCTGGCCGGGGACCGGGGGCTCTTCGACGGGCTCCGGTCGGCCTTCGCCGCCGCCGTCCTGGAAGACCGGCGCGCCGAGTTCGCTCGGGCCATGGCGGCCCACCGGGCGGAACGGCTCCGGCGCTTCGGGGGCCACGCCTACCTCCTGGAGCCGCACCTCAAGGAGAGCCCCGGGGGGCTCCGCGACGTGAACGCCGTGTTCTGGACCGGGAAGGCCGTCTTCGGCCTCGCGGACCCCGGCGCCTTCGAAGAGGCGGGGCTCTTCACCGCCGAGCAGCGGGCGCGGTTCGAGGCCGCCTGGGACGCCCTGGTCCGCCTCCGAAACCGCCTCCACCTGGCGGCCGGCCGCCGCAACGACCGGCTCTACTTCGAGCGGCAGCAGGAGCTGGCGGCCGCCCTCGGCTACCGGGGCGGCGACGGGATGCTGGGGGTGGAGCGCTTCATGCGCGAGGTCTACGGGCACCTCGAGACGGTCCGGGTCACCGCCGATCTCTTCTTCGAGCACGTGGAGGAGGTCCTCGAGCCGGGCGCCGCCGGCGGGGCCGGCCGCCGGCTCGAGCCCGGCCTGGAGGTCCGCGGCGGCCGCGTCCGCTTCGCCGACCCGGAAGCCCCCCGGCGCCGCCCCTGGCTCCTCATGCGGGCCTTCGCCTGGTCCGCGAGGACGGGGGCCCCGCTCCACCACTCGGCCCGGACCCTGGTCCGGGACCACCTCGATCTCGTGGACGACCGCCTCCGCCGCTCGCGCCGGATGGCCGCCGCCTTCCTGGCCGCCCTCACCGAGGCGGCGGACCCGCGGCGGGTCCTGGACCCCATGCTGGAGACCGGGCTGCTGGCCGCCTACATCCCGGAGTTCGCGCAGGTGGTGGCACTCGCCCAGCACGACGTCTACCACGTCTTCACCGTGGACCGGCATCTCCTCCAGACGGTGGCCGAGGTGCGGCGGCTTCGGGACGAAGAGCCCCACCTCTTCGCGGACCTCGCCTCGCCCCACGTCCTCTTCTTGGCCGCGCTGTTCCACGACATCGGCAAGGGAGGCGGCGGCGGGCACGCGGAACGGGGCGCCAAGGCGGCCGAGACCATCGGCCGGCGGATGGGACTGGCCCCGAAGGAGAGGGCCTGCCTCGCCTTCCTCGTCCGGCATCACCTCTTTCTCACCGATACCGCGCTCCGGCGCGATCTCGACGACGAGGACCTCATCCTCCGCTGCGCCCGGACCATCCGGGATCCCGACCGCCTCCGCATGCTCTATCTCCTTTCCATCGCCGACGGGCGGGCCACCGGGCCGGCGGCCTGGACGCAGTGGCGGGCGGTCCTGGTGCAGGAGCTCTTCCTGAAGGTGGCCCACCTCCTGGAACGGACGGACCTGGCGAGCCCCGACCGGATCCAGGCCGTGGAATGGATGCGGCGGCAGGTGGCGGAGCGGCTCCGCGGCAGCGACGCCCCGGCCCCCGGGGTCTTCCCCGAGGACTACCTCCTGGCCTTCGGCCCCGACGAGGTGGCCGGGCACGTGCGTCTTGCCGCCCGGGTGGCCGAGGGACGCGGCCCGGTGGTGGTCCCCGCCGACCAGGGGACCTGCTGGTCGGTGCTGGTCATGGCCCGGGACCGGGCAGGACTGCTCGCGCGCATCTGCGGCGTCTTCGCCCTCCACAACCTCCGGGTCCTCGGGGCCCGGATCTTCACCTGGTCGGACGGCACCGCGGTGGACGTCCTGGAGGTGGCCCCGGCCCTCGAGGGGGAGGCGCTCGGCGACCACGACTGGGAGCGGCTCCGGGCGGACATGGCGGCGGCCCTCTCGGGCCGGCTCGGCCTCACCTACCGGATCCGCGGCAAGCGGCCCCCGGTGGGGGAGCGGGGGTGCCTGCGGCCCGAGGTCCGGGTGGAGGTGGACGATACCGTCTCGGACTTCCACACGGTGGTCGAGGTCTACGCCCCGGCCCGGGCGGGGCTCCTCTACGACATCACCCGGACGCTGGCCGAGTTCGGGGTGGACATCTCGCGGGCGCGGGTGAGCACCCACGTGGACCAGGTGGTGAACGTCTTCTACGTGCGGGACCGGCACGGGGCCAAGATCGACGATCCCGACCTCCGGGAGGAGATCCGGCGGGCCCTGGCCGATGCCGCCGCTTGTTGA
- the glnA gene encoding type I glutamate--ammonia ligase, producing MKAKDVLELAKDKGIKVVDIRFLDFPGQWQHFSVPIGELTEGSFEDGFGFDGSSIRGWQPIHASDMLVVPDPATAQIDPFFEEPTLVLIGDIVDPVTREPYSRDPRNIAKKAEAYLKGTGVGDTCFIGPEAEFFIFDDVRYDAASNGCFYEVDSVEGIWNTGRDECPNQGYKPRHKEGYFPVPPVDKFQDMRTEMLLTLQELGIDVECQHHEVATAGQAEIDMRFKPLLQMGDQLMWFKYVLKNVAYRHGRTVTFMPKPLYGDNGTGMHTHISIWKGGQPVFAGDKYAGLSQEALYAIGGILKHGRALCAICNPTTNSYKRLVPGFEAPVNLAYSSRNRSASVRIPMYSQSPKAKRIEYRTPDPSCNGYLAFSAMLMAVLDGIENKIDPGEAMDKNIYGLPPEELAKIPSAPGSLEEAIEALKADHAFLLKGDVFTQDVIDMWIEYKTENEVNPVKLRPHPYEFFLYYDI from the coding sequence ATGAAGGCGAAGGACGTATTGGAACTGGCCAAGGACAAAGGGATCAAGGTGGTGGATATCCGCTTCCTCGACTTCCCGGGGCAATGGCAGCATTTTTCCGTTCCCATCGGGGAGTTGACGGAGGGGAGCTTCGAGGACGGCTTCGGCTTCGACGGCTCGAGCATCCGGGGCTGGCAGCCCATCCACGCCAGCGACATGCTGGTGGTGCCCGACCCGGCCACGGCCCAGATCGATCCCTTCTTCGAGGAGCCGACCCTGGTCCTCATCGGTGACATCGTGGACCCGGTGACCCGCGAGCCCTACAGCCGCGATCCCCGCAACATCGCCAAGAAGGCCGAGGCCTATCTCAAGGGCACCGGCGTGGGGGACACCTGCTTCATCGGCCCCGAGGCGGAGTTCTTCATCTTCGACGACGTCCGCTACGATGCGGCCTCCAACGGCTGCTTCTACGAGGTGGACTCCGTGGAGGGCATCTGGAACACCGGCCGCGACGAGTGCCCCAACCAGGGCTACAAGCCCCGGCACAAGGAGGGTTACTTCCCCGTGCCCCCCGTGGACAAGTTCCAGGACATGCGGACCGAGATGCTGCTCACCCTCCAGGAACTCGGCATCGACGTCGAGTGCCAGCACCACGAGGTGGCCACCGCCGGCCAGGCCGAGATCGACATGCGGTTCAAGCCCCTGCTCCAGATGGGCGACCAGCTCATGTGGTTCAAGTACGTCCTGAAGAACGTGGCCTACCGCCACGGCCGGACCGTGACCTTCATGCCCAAGCCCCTCTACGGCGACAACGGCACGGGCATGCACACCCACATCAGCATCTGGAAGGGCGGGCAGCCGGTCTTCGCCGGTGACAAGTACGCCGGCCTCTCCCAGGAGGCCCTCTACGCCATCGGCGGCATCCTGAAACACGGCCGCGCCCTCTGCGCCATCTGCAATCCCACCACCAACTCCTACAAGCGGCTCGTGCCCGGCTTCGAGGCCCCGGTGAACCTGGCCTACTCCAGCCGGAACCGCTCCGCCTCGGTCCGGATTCCCATGTACTCCCAGTCGCCCAAGGCCAAGCGGATCGAGTACCGGACCCCGGATCCCTCCTGCAACGGGTACCTGGCCTTCTCCGCCATGCTCATGGCGGTCCTCGACGGGATCGAGAACAAGATCGACCCCGGCGAGGCCATGGACAAGAACATCTACGGCCTGCCGCCCGAGGAGCTGGCCAAGATCCCCTCCGCGCCGGGCTCCCTCGAGGAGGCCATCGAGGCGCTCAAGGCGGACCACGCCTTCCTCCTCAAGGGCGACGTCTTCACCCAGGACGTGATCGACATGTGGATCGAGTACAAGACGGAGAACGAGGTGAACCCCGTCAAACTCCGCCCGCATCCCTACGAGTTCTTCCTTTACTACGACATCTGA
- the cysK gene encoding cysteine synthase A, producing MARIAPDVSRLVGGTPLVELGRVGRGLPARLVAKLESFNPCSSVKDRIGLGMLEAAEAAGSIGPGTVLLEATSGNTGIALAFLCAARGYRLVLVMPETMSVERRKLLAAFGAELILTPGAEGMAGAVRRAEEMAAADGRYLVLRQFANPANPEAHRRTTAEEIWRDTGGAVDVVVAGVGTGGTLTGVAEVLKARKPSVRAVAVEPAASPVLSGGRPGPHKIQGIGAGFVPEVLRMDLVDEVIPVADEAAGRAARRLAREEGILAGISSGAALQAALEVAARPELDGAVVVVVLPDTGERYLSTWLFESEAV from the coding sequence ATGGCCCGCATCGCCCCTGACGTCTCCCGCCTGGTCGGCGGCACCCCCCTGGTGGAGCTGGGCCGGGTGGGCCGGGGCCTCCCGGCCCGCCTGGTGGCCAAGCTCGAGAGCTTCAACCCCTGTTCCAGCGTGAAGGACCGGATCGGGCTCGGGATGCTCGAGGCGGCCGAGGCCGCGGGGTCCATCGGGCCCGGCACCGTCCTGCTCGAGGCCACCAGCGGCAACACCGGCATCGCCCTGGCCTTCCTCTGCGCGGCCCGAGGCTACCGGCTGGTCCTCGTCATGCCCGAGACCATGAGCGTGGAACGCCGGAAGCTGCTCGCCGCCTTCGGCGCGGAGCTGATCCTCACCCCGGGGGCGGAGGGGATGGCCGGGGCCGTGCGCCGGGCCGAGGAGATGGCGGCCGCCGACGGCCGTTACCTGGTGCTCCGCCAGTTCGCCAACCCGGCCAACCCCGAGGCGCACCGGCGGACCACCGCCGAGGAGATCTGGCGCGACACCGGCGGGGCGGTGGACGTCGTGGTGGCCGGGGTGGGGACCGGGGGCACCCTCACCGGGGTGGCCGAGGTCCTCAAGGCCCGCAAGCCCTCGGTGCGGGCCGTGGCGGTGGAGCCGGCCGCCTCGCCGGTGCTCTCGGGCGGCCGGCCGGGGCCCCACAAGATCCAGGGGATCGGGGCGGGGTTCGTCCCCGAGGTGTTGCGGATGGACCTCGTGGACGAGGTGATCCCGGTGGCGGACGAGGCGGCTGGCCGGGCGGCGCGGCGCCTGGCCCGGGAGGAGGGGATCCTCGCCGGCATCTCTTCCGGGGCGGCCCTGCAGGCGGCCCTGGAGGTGGCGGCCCGCCCGGAGCTGGACGGCGCCGTGGTGGTGGTGGTGCTCCCCGACACCGGGGAGCGGTATCTGAGCACCTGGCTCTTCGAGTCGGAGGCGGTGTGA